The DNA region CCAAATAGCCTTTAGCCGGACTTCGCTCACCCTGAGTGCTTGCCGCAGGCCTGCCGCTAGGGTTATACTGATGGTATGAAGACGGCTGTCTCGCTGCCAGACGATCTGTTCCGCGCCGCGGAGCGCCAGGCGAAGCGGATGCGGAAGTCCCGCAGCCAACTCTACGCGGAAGCGCTGGCCGAGTATCTGGCACG from Gemmatimonadota bacterium includes:
- a CDS encoding ribbon-helix-helix protein, CopG family — encoded protein: MKTAVSLPDDLFRAAERQAKRMRKSRSQLYAEALAEYLARHVPDEVTDAMNRVLERLGEPGPEPFLAGAARRVLERTEW